In the Daphnia pulicaria isolate SC F1-1A chromosome 2, SC_F0-13Bv2, whole genome shotgun sequence genome, one interval contains:
- the LOC124327498 gene encoding AT-rich interactive domain-containing protein 1A-like isoform X4, with protein MASTQAEVEAPRNGPEMKDLDGPNTNGVDAQREMETNSSNGPTSTPVSNNGSHDMNESSKLQSGGGYYKPPVGYPVDSPAAGYENAQSGFGYPPHSYIHQQQQQGDLQQQGSYPYPQYPGSNLVRNVSSPVLATKPVAYMNSMPRPGVGPVPSYPPVHHGSGAAGGQGYPPSRYSTPTLNQLLQPGSGGPVQRYSYGDYPQQQPPPPPNSHPAAGWPMQQQQPRNFAPGFKPPPNSMQQGGGGGYPSYGPGAPIGHGIQQQRYAVTPSGGGPVQQPPPSQQEPIKGSGPGSGETSAEASNSATAATASSIQRNSSSPSTSTPTVPTTSTSTAAVSSSSTPTTSSSTAVASPAVGRPPPAPSPASRSMSPALGPPNSNNNNNSHVSPSPGSQSDNNNSGPARMSHSPMAAQGAYQQPMPPPPHVGMPSYKMGGSPYQQPQQQQQQQPMHHPQQQQPSGQPQQPQYLPNPMYMQHPRPPMGPGGPSPYGPTPVSYGPQHQQPPPPPQQPGAGMPPNSNTSQNPMPPASPGPNRSMTPHMGPPTPYPGYPPGGPNMNQYGQQQQQQQQQNWGPANTMPGGPPGSPMPVHGGKGAPPPSGPPTSGPRPPGPSHTPPHYMKQHLQHHLQQQQQQKMYGMASSPGPAPGPAPLQGPPQPPSLPQSQQPPTQQQQQQHMGPYPPPPSMNNASSMTGHPPSAASPVTNLVTTGPDGVAGLDEASQQSTLSNTSAASGDDVSAPSTPRSRKETSSMPMTPSAHHPPFSQQPPHQMLSHPPTPQSTVPSPGPASLSSQHEDYNDVHSPGPGVGNWSVSTRPTPSSPKTSHVSDALARMYDFDDHPDRRKFLDQLLRFMEEKGSPITACPTISKNPLDLFRLYLLVRDRGGFVEVTKNKVWKDIAQTLGIGASSSAAYTLRKHYTKSLFPWECKFDRGGVDPQPILNQVEATTKKKPAPKISVPSPAGSSNSQDSFPSSGVPPIPSMDGYPNAHYPGYPPPHAGENIAASNPFDDQQHYGGRGGGGHPGYPPHQQPPPPSAQQQQQHQQQQQQQQQQQQQQQQQQQQPPSMYNTMAGRPGGYPGHPGHPNHPNHPGNHPNQGGYHHPYQNEYPNPNNQQYPPYATPPNRTMYSAPYPEPYNPQAPPSGQAPPPGPGPGPSPSDPYGRFMPPNHAPGAATASGPYPPRPPVPPTASTNVSTPTSTPSPSPATIATSTSTGSQSVPPSPLAQSMQPQQQPLVQQQQQSQPPQTQQPGNTSAGPSPAPSPAPNAGTPGYPEQTDPYQRSGLRQLLASSTLLAPPSSDRQPGYPGGTTPSNLGPPAGQPYPGLIRPGTPGPTPSGMPPRQSTPTPTGLNPPVGGVSGAVVGPNPNAPPTPGAPIQQQPGPGPYPPYGPPGQAPNQPRQPSFDPYGSYRSPYGLAGSGDLTSSGGGGGTGGVMGFSSNLATGWRNNTPFVNQYPQQGNSPGPVQTVGAPWVPPTGTPQPRNPAWDQAQRYPGPIPATPATTINGTSHQQGPPTPVVVPPHPMAQQQPQQQAQQQTQPQPPQPQPWSGPQTMVNNRQPFMGPRPPYTSLRAPDGKPYPMPPIPGKGPMTGPPGAVNYPQGMPPGPPANMPIFPAKRESFFPPDSVEAVVPVMAKRRRLCRADMVPVDAWRVYLALKSGLLAESTWAIDVLNVLLYDDSSVHYFSLAYMPGLTEVLLEHFRRCLSQIFTILEDMEIGFDRIEEFKSKLKQRSIKPADSCQSVGETATEEDEDAWWNWPKRKAEPDGLDVADLGAVKSCDLAGERVRYLDGPDWSMNTRRGEKVGVVSRDKELFVVDVKKEWDVHDGLESGMDQWQIGGGDTTQHIVSHFTAELGIVPFVRVLKKVDKKAAEQAAKEAETNEMDCQVELTGEKEAPAQEPSNATPNVSSAPTKNCLMSKPSRSLADVLKRIKKEDVAVDQEMIAEPPQPEVTNEAVKLVGPSESRLDETEIKKESTTEPIAERPVVKLPARQPESSSTVMVLPSGNRLVIRDPHGTLKRRKMDEYEDECYTRDESSLYLVDDSQDALARRALALSNIFRSLSFVPSNETELAKNSTLLVIVGKILLLHHDHPLRSSHQKNYDREEDVDFASVDSLGASGSASSKCETDWWWDTLLALRENVLVLMSNIAGQLDLSIYSEEIVRPVIDGLLHWAICPSAQSQDPFSSFGPHSTSLLSPQRLSLETLSKLMVMDCNMDLILATPPFLRLEKLVHFLTRSLCRTEDQVLREFAVNLLYYLSAADSGMARLIALHNNSLALLVSFVEQAEANALAVASQHGIQALRENPESMGTSLDMLRRAASTVFHISRHPESRPLLAKLEQRLLALVMSQIMDQSVAALLSKSLYLCNSDDE; from the exons ATGGCCAGCACCCAAGCTGAAGTGGAAGCTCCCAGAAATGGGCCCGAGATGAAGGATCTGGATGGACCCAACACCAACGGGGTGGATGCTCAGAGGGAGATGGAGACAAACAGTTCCAACGGGCCAACTTCCACCCCTGTCAGCAACAATGGCTCTCATGACATGAACGAAAGTAGCAAATTGCAATCAGGCGGGGGTTATTACAAACCTCCTGTAGGATATCCTGTGGACTCCCCCGCTGCTGGCTATGAAAATGCCCAATCTGGATTTGGATATCCACCTCACAGCTACATtcatcaacaacagcagcagggtGATTTGCAGCAGCAGGGCAGCTACCCGTACCCTCAGTATCCAGGCAGCAACCTGGTTCGAAATGTGTCCAGTCCTGTGCTAGCCACAAAACCAGTGGCTTATATGAATTCCATGCCCAGGCCTGGTGTTGGTCCTGTGCCGAGTTATCCTCCAGTTCATCATGGTAGTGGTGCTGCTGGTGGACAGGGTTATCCACCCTCAAGATATTCAACACCAACATTAAACCAACTTCTTCAGCCTGGATCAGGAGGGCCAGTGCAACGATATTCTTATGGAGACTATCCTCAACagcagccaccaccaccaccaaattCGCATCCAGCTGCTGGCTGGcctatgcagcagcagcagcccaggaATTTTGCTCCTGGATTCAAGCCTCCACCAAATTCGATGCAGCAG GGTGGAGGCGGAGGATATCCCTCGTACGGACCTGGTGCTCCCATAGGACACGGAATCCAGCAGCAACGATACGCCGTGACGCCAAGTGGAGGAGGACCAGTCCAGCAG CCGCCGCCATCGCAACAGGAACCCATCAAGGGCAGTGGCCCAGGATCTGGGGAGACATCTGCCGAAGCGAGTAACAGCGCGACCGCTGCTACTGCATCCAGCATCCAACGGAATAGCAGCAGCCCGTCCACTTCGACTCCAACAGTCCCGACAACTTCCACGTCAACAGCCgccgtcagcagcagcagtacgcCAACGACGAGCTCATCAACGGCCGTCGCTTCGCCGGCTGTTGGAAGGCCTCCACCGGCCCCTTCACCAGCCAGTCGGTCCATGTCCCCGGCCCttg GACCGCCGAAtagtaacaataataataacagccACGTTTCGCCCAGTCCGGGTAGCCAATCGGACAATAATAATAGCGGACCAGCGCGTATGAGTCATTCTCCCATGGCAGCCcaag GAGCGTATCAGCAGCCGATGCCACCTCCGCCGCATGTTGGCATGCCGTCGTACAAGATGGGTGGCTCTCCGTACCAACAgccgcaacaacagcagcaacagcagccgaTGCATcatccacagcagcagcagccgagtgGCCAGCCGCAACAACCACAGTACCTGCCCAATCCAATGTACATGCAACATCCGAGGCCACCCATGGGACCAGGAGGCCCAAGTCCATATGGTCCAACTCCGGTATCTTATGGGCCGCAGCATCAGCAACCTCCTCCCCCACCGCAACAGCCTGGTGCTGGAATGCCACCCAATAGCAACACCAGCCAAAATCCCATGCCACCCGCTAGCCCGGGTCCCAACCGATCGATGACCCCGCACATGGGACCCCCAACACCCTACCCGGGATACCCACCAG GCGGTCCCAACATGAACCAGTAcggacagcaacaacaacaacaacaacaacaaaactggGGACCGGCCAATACGATGCCTGGAGGACCTCCCGGTAGCCCAATGCCTGTGCATGGAGGCAAGGGCGCGCCGCCACCTTCCGGTCCACCTACTTCTGGGCCCCGGCCTCCTGGCCCGTCTCATACTCCGCCCCACTACATGAAGCAGCACTTGCAACATCatttgcaacaacaacaacaacagaaaatgtATGGCATGGCTTCGTCGCCCGGTCCAGCGCCCGGTCCTGCGCCACTTCAAGGGCCGCCGCAACCGCCTTCTCTTCCGCAATCGCAACAACCGCCaacgcaacagcagcagcagcagcacatggGGCCTTATCCTCCACCACCTAGCATGAACAATGCTAGCAGCATGACTG GTCATCCTCCGTCAGCAGCTTCTCCTGTTACCAATTTGGTGACGACAGGACCGGACGGTGTGGCTGGACTGGACGAAGCCTCTCAGCAATCAACGCTGTCCAACACGTCGGCGGCCTCTGGTGACGACGTTTCGGCCCCTTCGACTCCACGTTCGCGCAAAGAAACCAGCTCGATGCCAATGACCCCGTCCGCCCATCATCCGCCCTTTTCTCAGCAGCCGCCGCACCAAATGCTCAGTCACCCACCAACGCCGCAGAGCACCGTTCCCAGCCCGGGACCGGCCTCCTTATCTTCCCAGCACGAAGATTACAATGACGTACATAGTCCGGGTCCAGGTGTCGGTAACTGGAGTGTCTCTACGCGACCTACACCATCTTCTCCG aAAACGTCGCATGTTAGTGACGCGCTTGCGCGGATGTATGACTTTGATGATCATCCTGATCGAAGGAAGTTCCTCGATCAGTTGCTGCGTTTCATGGAAGAGAAGGGCAGTCCCATTACGGCCTGCCCGACTATATCCAAGAATCCGTTGGACCTCTTCCGTTTGTACCTGCTGGTTCGGGACCGTGGAGGTTTCGTGGAAGTGACAAAGAACAAAGTATGGAAAGACATCGCTCAGACGCTGGGAATCGGTGCTTCTTCCAGCGCCGCCTATACGCTACGCAAACACTACACCAAAAGCCTCTTCCCTTGGGAGTGCAAATTTGACCGAGGAGGCGTCGATCCACAGCCCATACTCAATCAG GTGGAAGccacaaccaaaaagaaaccGGCTCCTAAAATAAGTGTGCCCTCGCCGGCTGGATCATCCAACAGTCAGGATTCGTTCCCGTCTTCTGGAGTGCCGCCTATCCCGTCTATGGATGGCTACCCCAATGCACACTATCCTGGTTATCCTCCGCCTCATGCTGGAGAAAACATTGCCGCAAGCAATCCATTTGATGATCAACAACACTATGGTGGCAGAGGCGGCGGTGGACATCCCGGCTATCCGCCACACCAACAGCCTCCTCCCCCGTCTgctcagcagcaacaacaacatcaacaacagcaacaacagcagcagcaacaacaacagcagcaacagcaacagcaacagcaacctcCTTCAATGTACAATACAATGGCTGGTAGACCTGGAGGATATCCTGGCCATCCGGGTCATCCCAATCATCCTAATCACCCTGGCAATCATCCAAACCAGGGAGGATATCATCATCCGTACCAAAACGAGTACCCAAACCCAAACAACCAGCAGTATCCTCCGTACGCGACTCCTCCAAATCGAACAATGTATTCAGCGCCCTACCCGGAACCTTACAACCCTCAAGCGCCACCGAGTGGACAAGCTCCCCCTCCTGGGCCAGGCCCTGGGCCATCACCTTCGGATCCTTACGGCCGATTTATGCCTCCTAATCACGCTCCAGGAGCTGCAACAGCATCGGGGCCTTACCCTCCACGACCGCCTGTGCCTCCTACGGCGTCAACTAATGTGTCGACACCCACGTCGACACCGAGTCCAAGTCCGGCGACGATAGCCACTTCGACTTCTACGGGGTCACAATCCGTACCCCCGTCACCCCTCGCACAATCCATgcagccacaacaacaaccgctcgttcaacagcaacaacaatcacAGCCTCCTCAGACGCAACAGCCGGGTAATACCAGTGCTGGACCCAGTCCAGCTCCCAGTCCGGCACCCAATGCGGGAACACCTGGTTATCCAGAACAAACTGATCCGTACCAG CGGAGTGGATTGCGCCAATTGTTGGCCTCGTCGACCTTGTTGGCTCCGCCTTCTTCTGATAGACAGCCT ggtTATCCGGGTGGAACCACACCATCCAATTTGGGTCCACCTGCTGGTCAGCCTTATCCAGGACTCATTCGACCGGGGACTCCTGGGCCGACTCCTTCAGGTATGCCACCTCGCCAGTCGACACCCACTCCGACCGGTCTGAATCCACCGGTTGGCGGAGTAAGTGGCGCAGTAGTTGGACCTAATCCCAATGCTCCTCCTACGCCCGGCGCCCCGATTCAGCAACAACCAGGACCAGGGCCTTATCCACCTTACGGCCCTCCTGGTCAGGCGCCCAACCAACCACGGCAACCTTCATTCG ATCCTTACGGATCTTACCGGTCACCTTATGGTTTGGCCGGTTCCGGTGATCTTACCtcaagtggtggtggtggtggaacgGGTGGAGTCATGGGTTTTAGTAGCAATCTTGCAACAG GCTGGAGGAATAACACGCCGTTCGTAAACCAATACCCACAGCAGGGCAATAGTCCTGGCCCGGTTCAGACAGTCGGAGCTCCTTGGGTGCCACCAACTGGAACTCCCCAACCTCGAAATCCGGCTTGGGATCAAGCTCAAAGATACCCTGGTCCTATACCAGCCACTCCAGCTACCACTATCAATGGAACAAGCCATCAGCAAGGGCCGCCAACGCCAGTTGTGGTCCCTCCACATCCGATggcgcaacaacaaccacaacaacaggcGCAGCAGCAGACTCAGCCTCAACCTCCGCAACCACAACCGTGGTCTGGACCGCAGACGATGGTCAACAATAGGCAGCCATTTATGGGACCTCGACCGCCCTACACGTCGCTTCGTGCCCCAGATGGGAAACCGTATCCCATGCCGCCTATTCCAGGAAAAGGACCGATGACGGGTCCACCTGGAGCGGTCAATTATCCACAAGGCATGCCGCCCGGTCCGCCGGCCAACATGCCAATCTTTCCGGCGAAACGCGAGTCGTTTTTCCCTCCAGATTCCGTCGAAGCTGTGGTGCCCGTAATGGCTAAACGTCGTCGCCTTTGTCGCGCTGATATGGTTCCAGTCGATGCATGGAGAGTTTACCTGGCCCTGAAATCCGGTCTGTTGGCTGAATCTACCTGGGCCATTGATGTGTTGAACGTGTTGCTGTACGACGACTCCAGCGTCCATTACTTTAGCCTGGCCTACATGCCTGGTCTGACGGAAGTTCTCCTGGAACATTTCCGTCGCTGTCTGTCGCAGATCTTTACCATCCTGGAAGACATGGAAATTGGTTTCGACCGGATTGAAGAGTTCAAGAGCAAATTGAAGCAAAGATCCATTAAACCAGCCGATAGTTGCCAGTCGGTCGGCGAAACAGCCACCGAAGAGGACGAAGACGCCTGGTGGAATTGGCCCAAACGGAAAGCAGAGCCTGACGGCCTGGACGTTGCTGATTTGGGGGCTGTCAAGTCCTGCGATTTGGCTGGAGAACGAGTCCGTTACCTCGACGGGCCTGATTGGTCAATGAACACGCGACGAGGCGAGAAAGTTGGCGTCGTCTCGAGAGACAAGGAACTGTTCGTCGTAGACGTCAAGAAAGAATGGGACGTCCATGATGGACTTGAAAGTGGCATGGACCAATGGCAGATCGGTGGCGGCGATACCACTCAACATATTGTCTCGCACTTTACGGCGGAATTGGGCATCGTCCCCTTTGTTCGTGTTCTCAAGAAAGTGGACAAGAAAGCGGCCGAGCAGGCCGCCAAAGAGGCGGAAACGAACGAAATGGACTGCCAGGTGGAACTGACCGGCGAGAAAGAGGCGCCAGCGCAAGAGCCGTCAAATGCAACACCAAATGTATCATCGGCCCCGACTAAAAACTGTCTGATGAGTAAGCCCAGTCGCAGTTTGGCTGATGTTCTCAAGAGAATCAAGAAGGAAGACGTTGCCGTGGACCAAGAGATGATTGCAGAGCCGCCGCAGCCGGAAGTGACTAACGAAGCAGTCAAACTTGTTGGCCCATCCGAAAGTCGATTGGACGAGACCGAGATCAAGAAAGAATCGACCACGGAACCGATTGCGGAACGACCGGTTGTGAAACTGCCTGCCCGGCAGCCCGAGTCTTCGTCGACGGTAATGGTCCTTCCAAGTGGGAACCGTCTCGTAATCCGCGATCCCCACGGGACGTTAAAGCGGCGTAAAATGGATGAATATGAAGACGAGTGTTACACGCGTGATGAGAGCAGTCTCTATTTAGTAGACGATAGCCAAGACGCGCTGGCCAGACGTGCCCTGGCCCTATCCAATATATTCCGGAGCCTGAGCTTTGTGCCAAGTAACGAGACGGAGCTGGCCAAGAATTCGACACTGCTGGTCATTGTTGGCAAAATCCTCTTGCTACACCACGACCATCCGCTGCGGTCTTCCCACCAGAAGAATTACGATCGAGAAGAGGATGTGGACTTTGCTTCAGTCGACTCGTTGGGCGCCAGCGGTTCGGCTTCCAGCAAATGCGAAACGGACTGGTGGTGGGACACGTTGCTGGCCCTGCGCGAAAACGTCCTCGTACTCATGTCCAACATTGCCGGTCAACTGGATTTGTCCATCTATTCCGAAGAGATCGTTCGGCCAGTGATTGACGGTCTACTCCATTGGGCCATCTGCCCGTCTGCTCAGTCACAAGATCCTTTCAGTTCATTTGGTCCTCACTCGACGTCGTTGTTGTCTCCACAGCGGCTCAGTTTGGAAACCTTGAGTAAATTGATGGTGATGGACTGCAACATGGACTTGATCCTGGCCACTCCGCCGTTTTTGCGACTGGAGAAGTTGGTCCACTTCCTGACGCGGTCTCTCTGCCGCACTGAGGACCAGGTGCTTCGAGAATTTGCCGTGAACTTGCTTTACTACTTATCGGCTGCCGATTCCGGCATGGCCCGGCTCATCGCCCTGCACAACAACAGTCTGGCCTTGTTGGTGTCGTTCGTCGAACAGGCCGAGGCTAATGCGCTGGCTGTGGCCAGCCAGCACGGCATCCAAGCGCTGCGCGAGAATCCAGAGTCGATGGGCACCAGCCTGGACATGTTGCGCCGAGCGGCGTCCACCGTGTTCCACATCTCCCGGCACCCCGAGTCTCGCCCGTTGCTGGCCAAACTCGAGCAACGGCTATTGGCTTTAGTGATGTCGCAAATCATGGACCAGAGTGTAGCCGCTCTCCTCTCCAAAAGTCTCTACCTCTGCAACAGTGATGACGAATGA